One stretch of Rattus norvegicus strain BN/NHsdMcwi chromosome 12, GRCr8, whole genome shotgun sequence DNA includes these proteins:
- the Rfc3 gene encoding replication factor C subunit 3 isoform X1, which translates to MSLWVDKYRPSSLARLDYHKEQAAQLRNLTPSKKKIEISTIASNYHLEVNPSDAGNSDRVVIQEMLKTVAQSQQLETSSQRDFKVVLLTEVDKLTKDAQHALRRTMEKYMSTCRLILCCNSTSKVIPPIRSRCLAIRVPAPSIEDICSVLSTVCKKEGLALPSKLARRLAEKSCRNLRKALLMCEACRVQQYPFTEDQEIPETDWEVYLRETANAIVSQQTPQRLLEVRGRLYELLTHCIPPEVIMKGLLSELLHNCDGQLKGEVAQMAAYYEHRLQLGSKAIYHLEAFVAKFMALYKKFMEDGLEGMVF; encoded by the exons ATGAGCCTCTGGGTGGACAAATACCGGCCGAGCTCCCTTGCACGGCTGGACTATCACAAGGAGCAGGCAGCACAGCTGCGCAACCTG ACtccatctaagaaaaaaattgagatcAGCACCATTGCAAGTAACTACCACCTTGAGGTTAACCCCAG CGATGCAGGAAACAGCGACCGGGTCGTAATCCAGGAGATGCTGAAGACAGTGGCCCAGTCACAACAGCTTGAAACCAGCTCACAAAGAGACTTCAAAG TGGTGTTACTGACAGAGGTGGACAAGCTCACGAAGGACGCCCAGCACGCCTTGCGCAGGACCATGGAGAAGTACATGTCTACCTGCAGGCTGATCCTGTGCTGCAATTCCACGTCCAAAGTGATACCCCCCATCCGAAGCAGGTGCCTGGCCATCCGTGTGCCTGCCCCCAGCATCGAAGAT ATTTGCAGTGTACTGTCCACCGTCTGCAAGAAGGAAGGTCTGGCCCTTCCTTCAAAGTTGGCTCGCAGGCTGGCCGAGAAGTCGTGCAGGAACCTCAGGAAGGCCTTACTTATGTGCGAAGCCTGCCGAGTGCAGCA ATACCCTTTCACCGAAGACCAAGAAATCCCTGAGACAGACTGGGAGGTGTACCTGAGGGAGACTGCAAATGCCATTGTCAGTCAGCAGACGCCACAGAG GCTCCTCGAAGTCCGAGGAAGGCTCTATGAGCTTCTGACGCACTGTATTCCTCCTGAGGTAATCATGAAG GGCCTGCTCTCAGAACTCCTGCATAACTGTGACGGGCAGCTGAAAGGGGAAGTGGCACAGATGGCGGCCTATTATGAGCATCGCCTGCAGCTGGGCAGCAAAGCGATCTATCATCTGGAAGCATTTGTGGCGAAGTTTATGGCACTTTATAAGAAGTTCATGGAGGACGGGCTGGAAGGCATGGTGTTCTGA
- the Rfc3 gene encoding replication factor C subunit 3, which yields MSLWVDKYRPSSLARLDYHKEQAAQLRNLVQCGDFPHLLVYGPSGAGKKTRIMCILRELYGVGVEKLRIEHQTITTPSKKKIEISTIASNYHLEVNPSDAGNSDRVVIQEMLKTVAQSQQLETSSQRDFKVVLLTEVDKLTKDAQHALRRTMEKYMSTCRLILCCNSTSKVIPPIRSRCLAIRVPAPSIEDICSVLSTVCKKEGLALPSKLARRLAEKSCRNLRKALLMCEACRVQQYPFTEDQEIPETDWEVYLRETANAIVSQQTPQRLLEVRGRLYELLTHCIPPEVIMKGLLSELLHNCDGQLKGEVAQMAAYYEHRLQLGSKAIYHLEAFVAKFMALYKKFMEDGLEGMVF from the exons ATGAGCCTCTGGGTGGACAAATACCGGCCGAGCTCCCTTGCACGGCTGGACTATCACAAGGAGCAGGCAGCACAGCTGCGCAACCTG GTGCAGTGTGGAGACTTTCCTCACCTCTTAGTATATGGACCATCGGGTGCTGGAAAAAAGACAAGAATTATGTGTATTCTACGTGAACTTTATGGTGTTGGGGTGGAAAAACTGAGAATTGAGCATCAGACTATCACA ACtccatctaagaaaaaaattgagatcAGCACCATTGCAAGTAACTACCACCTTGAGGTTAACCCCAG CGATGCAGGAAACAGCGACCGGGTCGTAATCCAGGAGATGCTGAAGACAGTGGCCCAGTCACAACAGCTTGAAACCAGCTCACAAAGAGACTTCAAAG TGGTGTTACTGACAGAGGTGGACAAGCTCACGAAGGACGCCCAGCACGCCTTGCGCAGGACCATGGAGAAGTACATGTCTACCTGCAGGCTGATCCTGTGCTGCAATTCCACGTCCAAAGTGATACCCCCCATCCGAAGCAGGTGCCTGGCCATCCGTGTGCCTGCCCCCAGCATCGAAGAT ATTTGCAGTGTACTGTCCACCGTCTGCAAGAAGGAAGGTCTGGCCCTTCCTTCAAAGTTGGCTCGCAGGCTGGCCGAGAAGTCGTGCAGGAACCTCAGGAAGGCCTTACTTATGTGCGAAGCCTGCCGAGTGCAGCA ATACCCTTTCACCGAAGACCAAGAAATCCCTGAGACAGACTGGGAGGTGTACCTGAGGGAGACTGCAAATGCCATTGTCAGTCAGCAGACGCCACAGAG GCTCCTCGAAGTCCGAGGAAGGCTCTATGAGCTTCTGACGCACTGTATTCCTCCTGAGGTAATCATGAAG GGCCTGCTCTCAGAACTCCTGCATAACTGTGACGGGCAGCTGAAAGGGGAAGTGGCACAGATGGCGGCCTATTATGAGCATCGCCTGCAGCTGGGCAGCAAAGCGATCTATCATCTGGAAGCATTTGTGGCGAAGTTTATGGCACTTTATAAGAAGTTCATGGAGGACGGGCTGGAAGGCATGGTGTTCTGA